In Amphiura filiformis chromosome 1, Afil_fr2py, whole genome shotgun sequence, the following are encoded in one genomic region:
- the LOC140157450 gene encoding craniofacial development protein 2-like, whose amino-acid sequence MGYNPISERLISARHRTQIGEATIIQAYAPTASSTEEEADQFYDQLQQTIDNTPSQDILITMGDFISKVGTDWESSNGKLGKFGYGESNERGKRRLNFCAQNDLCISNTCFKQKKESREWMGESTDGKTKNKIDFILIKQRWKSSISMARSFPNVDTGSDHQLVLANFKLRLKVKPKPLRQNKYDIQKLQDSTTRSSFEIQIGGRCEPLLDVPDTDLEVEDLWDSIKQSFKETFENVLGLMKPKPQKPWISAEVLKLCDERREIKQQKLTDNSKNSRYNFLNREIKRQSKQCKDIWINNLCKEVDHCHQASKTRQVYQTIKTLTGKQTLRMKSVKDKAGNILTDEEKKQG is encoded by the coding sequence ATGGGTTATAACCCAATCTCAGAGAGACTGATATCAGCCAGACATCGCACGCAAATTGGTGAAGCGACAATTATTCAAGCGTATGCCCCAACTGCCTCATCAACCGAAGAAGAAGCGGATCAATTTTACGATCAGCTGCAACAGACTATTGACAATACACCTTCACAAGACATCTTGATCACAATGGGAGATTTTATTTCCAAAGTTGGAACTGACTGGGAATCATCGAATGGAAAACTTGGTAAATTTGGATATGGAGAGTCCAATGAAAGAGGAAAAAGGCGGCTAAACTTTTGTGCACAAAATGACCTGTGTATTTCTAACACCTGCTTCAAGCAGAAAAAGGAAAGCAGAGAGTGGATGGGGGAGTCCACAGATGGTAAAACCAAGAACAAGATTGATTTCATCCTGATAAAGCAAAGGTGGAAAAGTAGCATTTCTATGGCCAGAAGTTTTCCCAATGTTGACACAGGTTCCGACCACCAATTGGTACTCGCCAACTTCAAGCTTAGACTTAAAGTCAAGCCCAAACCATTGAGACAGAATAAATATGATATTCAAAAACTTCAGGATTCTACAACCAGAAGTTCATTTGAGATCCAAATAGGGGGTAGATGTGAACCACTTCTAGATGTACCAGACACAGACCTTGAGGTGGAAGACCTATGGGACTCAATAAAACAAAGCTTCAAGGAAACATTTGAAAACGTACTTGGCCTCATGAAACCAAAGCCACAAAAGCCTTGGATTTCAGCAGAAGTACTCAAATTATGTGACGAAAGGAGAGAGATTAAGCAACAAAAGCTTACAGACAACTCAAAAAACAGTAGATACAACTTCCTGAACAGAGAGATCAAAAGACAGTCAAAACAGTGTAAGGACATCTGGATCAACAATCTGTGCAAGGAGGTAGATCATTGCCACCAAGCCTCTAAAACTAGACAGGTCTACCAAACAATCAAAACCCTAACAGGGAAACAAACTCTCCGGATGAAAAGTGTGAAAGATAAAGCAGGAAATATTCTCACTGACGAGGAAAAAAAGCAAGGATAG